Genomic window (Zingiber officinale cultivar Zhangliang chromosome 2B, Zo_v1.1, whole genome shotgun sequence):
GGAAATCTAAGATTTTGCTGGTGATATGAGCTTGAAGTGTTATCTTACCTTGACTTATAAGACTGCTGGTGATATGAGCTTGAAGTGTTATCTCTATGATATGCAATCATAATTGTTTATCGATGTTGATAATATTGCTGCTGGATTTCTTTCTGTTATCAGTAACTCTATCCTTTTTTGTCATTAATGTAAAGCAAATTTGGTTCATGAAGAAGTGTGTGATGCAGGAAAGGGTTCTTTCAGCTTTGGAAGATGCTGGAGTATTCACTTCTGGAGGTTTGGTAAGAGAGAAATAAGGTGGGTTATCTTGTTTTAAGCTTGCTTCATTATCTCCATCCTAATGAAGGCAGAAAGGCTGGTTTATTATCTCATGGTTGATTTGTTTAGCTTTGGCATCTTTCATACTAGAAAATTTGCATGTGTTAATAAATTTCATTTGCTCATGGAAAACTTGTCTTTGTATAATTAGCAAACTAAAAACACATTGTCCAGTCTTCTTCAAGAAGTGTCAAGTTGTTGAGTAATAATAAAACTGTTTCCTGTAGCATTATGCACATACTAAAATTTTGTTCATTTTGGTTGCTACTTTTCAAGGTTATAGGTTCTGAATTGGCATAATTTCGTGAGTTTCCAATGAAGTATTTATGAATTAGTGTCCTCATGTTTTTGAAACGTGAAGGTTCATTACTAGTCCTATGGAGTAGATCACTTTTTTCAAGATCAAGTTATGAATATCACTTCACTAGTGGTGTGTTTGGTTCATAGGAATACCTATTCTATTCATATGTTTAAGTTATCTTGGAATGCCTATTTCCATGAAATAGTTATTCTAAAGTcataagtgttggaaccccaaggttgttttggtgtgatcaacaagttaagttaggtcccgcgttgttttaaccttgtgtctaagtgtgcaggagcttaggagaacaggtactagagtggaagacgcagctagcgagaaagacggcacgcggtgcgtccgagggacgaagctctgcggaagagtaccctggtggacaagaaggaagcgtgcggtggttccgagggacgaaagccggagcggaagattgctcggggagcaagagacgcagctagcgagaaggtcggcacgcggtgcgaccgagggacgaagactgcggatgagtacgctggtagacgagaaggaaacacgcagcgattccgagggacgagaagccggagcggaaggctgctcgagaagaccggaagttgggttcgggtgagcctttttccggatggcagagatcacccaagcgagtggatccgaaggagaagaaccggaccgaggcgggactgaaccagagaagaagtcccggacgaaaaagtcaacaactgttgactttgggctccggggcgctcggagcccttcggggcgcccggagccctccgggggaaccctccggggcgccctgagcagtaaaattgaccagatcgagttttgactcgatctgaacgttgggggataagttttatccccccagggcgcccggaacccttccaggcgccccgaccaaggctataaatatagccttggtccataagcttttcaacgaactctgaattgtaattccaacgcttgtaagctttagtctagagttgagcttctgttttctgcacttcaacgctgtacgaggcttctccgtctgaaggagtttttttagtgagcttgatcttccttggattaacaaccacatcggttgtaactaagtaaaccttttgtgcctcgcctttttctttatgcttttaatttatcagcttactttatatatgcaagtgttagtttaagagttcgagaagggttgtttgttttattctacaggactatccaacaaccccctcctagccgacccaacggtccttcaagtggtatcagagccgagacgtctcagaaggactaaccgccgtctgaagcaacaaaacgatggccggagctagcgactacccaccagcattcgagggggagttttcttcatggaagaaacaaatggaggtataccttaactcagaccttggtatttctttaattttaaaatctagttatgaagaaccgaagaacacgaacggagaaagactcgatctacgtctctggaacaaaaagcaacgtaacgaatcgatggcaaacggacgggcagaatttcatctcctaaccgtgataccaaatgaagatctcaaaagaatcggcgaatacaacagctcaaaagaactttgggaaaagttcttaaaactctacgaagaaccgattgaagtcgtcccctcaatagacatcgagccgtcatcagaatccgagacggaagaaattaccgagacaaccccaacaaccgaagtacatcccgagatcaatgaagggggagaatcttcggaagaaagtaattcaacagggggagaaccaacggctgACGAGATAAataaggtatggactcgaacctctgaacaactggttcaattaatcaaattacctgaagatttttgcgaatcaaaaattgaatcatcgaaagaatttttcgaattacaaaatgttttgacgaaagattcttgcgaatcacaaagtaatttttcgaaaactttttccggatctaaaaacttttccgaagtacaaattatctctttgaaagagtttttcgaatcgcaaaatgatttgacaaaagaatcttgcaaattacgaaatatttttttgaacaaagtttgcaaattagagatattatcgaaagagtttttcggagtagtaaatctattatccacagattgttgcaaatttatattgtcaaaatacttttgcaaattacaaaatattttgtcgaacgaagtttgcaaatcagaagtattgtcaagaaactttatcaagtttatattatcgaaatatctttgcaaattaggaattcaaaatacaatagaaaatgacatgttacaaatttctacatgttcaaattttcttgcttcaaagttaagaaattatgataaattgaaatggaaatttaaaactttctgatataagtattagaataaataaataaatgcatagaaattttttttaatgttatcaattttcttaaattttcttgcataaatttttggacttagaaagattttttttatggTGAAAacatagaaatttttcaaaagttattctttgacttagaaatttttttccttaacttGGAAATATGTTTTCtcggaaaatcattgaaatagatttctataatttttctaagtgtcaaacccttagattgttttttttttttaaccccatttttattgtgatcaaagggggagaagggaaagtataagtctagggaggtagaaattgaaaattaaatgaattgaaaatttgaaaattttcaaaatttaattttttctatcttgttgcacattgttgcaataacttgttttaattttatgtctagttttgaccctagcttaacttgggttgatcacaccaaaaaggggaagattgttggaaccccaaagttgttttggtgtgatcaacaagttaagttaggtcctgcgttgttttaaccttgtgtctaagtgtgcaggagcttaggagcacaggtactcgagcggaagacgcagctagggagaaggacggcacgcggtgcgtccgagggacgaggcgctgcggaagagtaccccggtggacgagaaggaagcgtgcggtggttccgagggactaaagccggagcgaaagattgctcggggagcaagagacgcagctagcgagaaggtcggcacgcggtgcgaccgagggacgaagactgcggatgagtacgctggtggacgagaaggaaacacgcgggaagccggagcggaaggctgctcgagaagaccggaagttgggttcgggtgagcctttttccggatggcagagatcacccaagcgagtggatccggaggagaagaaccggaccgaggcgggactgaaccagagaagaagtcccggacgaaaaagtcaacaactgttgactttgggctccggggcgcccggagccctccggggcgcccggagccctccggggcgcccggaaccctccggggcgccctgagcagtaaaattgaccagatcgagttttgactcgatctgaacgttgggggataagttttatccccccagggcgcccggaacccttccaggcgccccgaccaaggctataaatatagccttggtccagaagcttttcaacgaactctgaattgtaattccaacgcttgtaagctttagtctagagttgagcttctgttttctgcacttccacgctgtacgaggcttctccgcctgaagcaGTTTTTTTAGTGAGcttgatcttccttggattaataaccacatcggttgtaaccaagtaaaccttttgtgcctcgcctttttctttatgcttttaatttagcagtttactttatatatgcaagtgttagtttaagagttcgagaagggttgtttattttattctacaggactatccaacaaccctctcctagccggcccaacggtccttcAAGATCAAGTTATGAATATCACTTCACTAGTGGTGTGTTTGGTTCATAGGAATACCTATTCTATTCATATGTTTAAGTTATCTTGGAATGCCTATTTCCATGAAATAGTTATTCTAAAGTCATAAGAAATAACTATCAGGAATAATTATTCCTTATCTATTTCATCTTTCAAGTAATgcatttgattggcacattcaagTAGGCTGGAGTTGGACATGCGGCTTGAGCAGGACAAATCAAGCCTAACCAATCGGGTCAATTGGGCCCCCATGGAATGGGTCGGTCTGGCATGCTAGACCATACATACCTGAAGGACCAGTTGAGTTGGTCAAGGTCGGCTGGTCAGGTAGCTTGGCCAGGCTAGGCAGTCCAGGTGAAGTTGAATGGGCCATGTGGGAATGCAATCCTGTGGGCTGAGCAGTTTGGACTGCTTGGATGAGCTAGGCGATTTTGTGGGCCAAGGTTAGACAGATAGCAAGATGAGTCAGACAAATTACATATATAtaggttttcttttattattaataGGATTCCGAGTGCATTCCTTGTAACATTGTATAAACCAAATGTAAGAATAATTATTCCATGACTACTCTTTATTATGTCTTTCAGAAGTCTATCTGGGATTTGTAAAAGTGTGGTCCCTTTGGCACTTGATGCTGCTCCTCTTCAGCATTTTAGTTTCAGCTGCAGTTTGTTTATTATCTGTAAGAGGAGATAATCAACTTACTAAGCAAATTAGTCTGAAAGCATGATAAGTTTCTTCTATTTTAGTAGATAACTTGGATTCATGATGCTCATTTTCATACAGatctatttttttcaaaatatacaAGTCACTAAAGTTTTTACTGCTAGTAGAAAGTCAACTTATCCTATCTCgtggaaattaaattaaaattcttaattACATTGCCACTTCGTGTTTAATATTCACATTTTAATGTTTTGATGAACCCAGTGGTTTCTGTTTTCTCTCAAGTGACATTGAGTATATGttcaaaaatagctaatttaCCTGTGAATCATGGAACTTGTGCTTCATTTTCTAGATCCTTTGTAACATTAAACATATCACAAGTGAAACCCTTTCTGTCATTCTGATGTTCcaatctttttctttctttgatttgTTGGTTCTTTTCTGTAGTACTGAGAATGGGCGCATGTCATTTGTTCGACAATTGGAACCGGATTGGCATTTTGATTCAAATGCTGAAATTGTGCACCAGTTGACTGTAAGTTAGAAGTACTATGCTTTTTCTCATGATTTTACTATGACAAACTGTCAGCAACATTTCTGGGAAGTTTTCAATTTAACAGTGATTTTTCTGTACATGGCTGTTTGTTTTTCTGTATATGAGTTTGATATGTTAATCACTTCATTTGTATCTGACCCTATCATCCTAAGCTTAAGCTTGGGTCTGGACAAAAAGATTGCATTACCCATTGCTGCTCAGCGCAAATAGATTGTCCTTTTGATCTACTAAGCTTTGCCTACTCTTTATCTGATAGGCTTATTTGCGATTATGAGCTTATCTATGCTCTTTAATTGGTGTGTTATGATAGTACATCTGTGGATTTATCCAAGCATTGGGCTCCGACTTATTGGCACTACTAGTGTCTTATTGTAGTACCTTAATCTTGTATGGTTAAGGTAATTTCTTTCAAGAGTAGCCAATTTTAGGCATCTTTAGCTTGGAGTGTGATTACATTTATTAGAATCCTTGAATAATGATTTGTACTTTATATTGCTGTTTAAAATTTCATACTAATTCGGTTGGCATGCGCAAAACTTACTGTTCTGCTCACTGACCAAAATTGACATGTCACCCGAACCAAGAGGTGGTCGAATCAATGCTGTATCTGGTACCAGCCTTGTCTCAGTTGGTGTATCCCCTCCTTTACAGATACACACAGGAATGCACAGGCATACACACGGGGATCCATGCACTCA
Coding sequences:
- the LOC122046822 gene encoding peroxisome biogenesis protein 22-like, with the translated sequence MSKGKGSFSFGRCWSIHFWRFGKREISTENGRMSFVRQLEPDWHFDSNAEIVHQLTRFIKYLLYVTPDLPQQTASNVFISTSLEQFVGDQGRK